A single region of the Populus nigra chromosome 2, ddPopNigr1.1, whole genome shotgun sequence genome encodes:
- the LOC133681862 gene encoding potassium transporter 5-like, with protein MSDEAIKATNEESREEEFSPQLNGKKLSWQKLRRNDSLEMESGKFSGRQVHGSKGASWSVILQLAFQSIGIVYGDIGTSPLYVYASTFSKGINHNDDILGVLSLIFYTLTLIPLIKYVLIVLQANDNGDGGTFALYSLICRYAKVGLLPSQQVEDRDVSNFQLELPSKRLRRASKLKSKLEKSKFAKLFLLFATMLGTSMVIGDGVLTPCISVLSAVGGIKEAASSMTQDSIVWISVAILICLFMVQRFGTDKVGYSFAPVICVWFSLIGGIGIYNLFKYDPAVVKALNPMYIVDYFRRNKKDAWISLGGVVLAITGTEALFADVGHFTVRSIQISMCVVTYPALISAYAGQAAFLRKHNDLVSATFFKSIPDPLYWPMFVVAVMASIIASQAMISGTFSIIQQSLALGCFPRVKIVHTSAKYEGQVYIPEVNYLLMVACVCVTLGFKTTTKIGNAYGIAVVFVMTLTSSFLVLIMLMIWKTNIFHVIVFVLTIGTVELLYLSSVLYKFDQGGYLPLAFAGVLMAIMYSWNNVYRRKYYYELDHKISPDKLMEVSAGNFSRLPGLAMFYSELVHGIPPIFKHYVENVPALHSVLVFVSIKTLPIGKVPAEERFLFRRVEPKELNVFRCVARYGYTDVRNEQEPFEGMLAEKLKEFIRNEHWFSQAFLTNGEVTEKEGEPDDGQVEDMRMEQAAEKEKQQEDAEREIEIIDKACRAGVVHLIGENEVIASKGASLGDRILINYAYNFLKKNLRQSEKVFDIPHKRMLKVGMTYEL; from the exons ATGTCCGATGAAGCAATAAAAGCTACCAATGAAGAAAGCCGAGAAGAAGAGTTTTCACCACAACTCAACGGGAAGAAACTTTCTTGGCAAAAGTTGCGCCGGAATGACTCCTTGGAAATGGAATCCGGCAAGTTTTCTGGTCGTCAAGTCCACGGCTCCAAG GGTGCAAGTTGGTCTGTGATCTTGCAACTAGCATTCCAAAGCATAGGAATAGTGTATGGAGATATTGGTACATCACCTCTGTACGTATACGCCAGCACCTTCAGCAAGGGGATCAACCACAACGATGACATCCTGGGTGtactttctttgattttctataCTCTCACCTTGATCCCTCTTATCAAGTACGTCTTAATCGTCTTACAGGCCAATGATAACGGCGACG GAGGGACTTTTGCCTTGTACTCACTTATATGCCGATATGCCAAAGTGGGTCTGCTCCCTAGTCAACAAGTTGAAGACCGCGATGTTTCCAATTTCCAGCTGGAGTTGCCAAGCAAGCGTTTACGTAGGGCATCAAAGCTCAAATCTAAGCTGGAAAAAAGCAAATTTGCTAAGCTCTTCCTCCTGTTTGCAACGATGCTCGGTACTTCCATGGTTATTGGGGATGGTGTCCTCACTCCTTGCATCTCAG TTTTATCTGCTGTGGGTGGAATCAAGGAAGCTGCATCATCAATGACCCAAG ATAGCATCGTTTGGATATCGGTAGCGATCTTAATCTGCCTATTCATGGTTCAGAGATTTGGAACAGATAAAGTGGGCTACAGTTTTGCACCTGTGATTTGTGTCTGGTTCTCATTGATTGGCGGTATTGGCATCTACAATCTCTTCAAGTATGATCCAGCAGTGGTCAAAGCTTTGAATCCAATGTACATAGTTGATTATTTCAGGAGGAACAAAAAAGATGCATGGATTTCCCTTGGTGGCGTTGTCCTTGCCATAACAG GAACTGAAGCACTATTTGCTGATGTTGGTCATTTCACAGTTCGGTCCATTCAAATAAGCATGTGCGTTGTGACATACCCTGCTCTCATATCGGCATACGCTGGACAAGCCGCCTTTCTTAGAAAGCACAACGATCTTGTCTCAGCGACCTTCTTCAAGTCTATTCCAG ACCCACTGTACTGGCCAATGTTTGTGGTGGCCGTAATGGCATCAATTATTGCAAGTCAAGCCATGATTTCGGGGACATTCTCCATAATTCAACAATCACTAGCACTTGGATGCTTCCCTCGGGTGAAAATCGTGCACACATCGGCTAAGTATGAAGGGCAAGTCTACATCCCTGAAGTCAATTACCTTCTTATGGTGGCATGTGTCTGTGTCACGCTTGGCTTTAAGACTACTACAAAGATTGGCAATGCATATG GAATTGCCGTGGTGTTTGTAATGACTCTCACATCATCCTTCCTGGTACTCATCATGCTAATGATATGGAAAACCAACATATTTCATGTAATTGTCTTTGTGCTTACAATTGGAACTGTGGAGCTTCTGTATTTAAGCTCTGTCCTCTACAAATTTGACCAAGGAGGATATCTACCATTAGCATTTGCTGGGGTTCTAATGGCTATAATGTATAGCTGGAACAATGTGTATCGAAGAAAGTACTATTACGAGCTTGATCACAAGATTTCTCCAGACAAGCTGATGGAGGTTTCTGCAGGGAACTTTAGCAGGCTTCCTGGACTTGCCATGTTCTACTCCGAACTTGTTCACGGCATCCCACCCATCTTCAAGCACTATGTGGAAAATGTGCCTGCACTCCACTCAGTCCTTGTTTTCGTATCCATCAAGACTCTGCCAATTGGCAAGGTTCCAGCTGAAGAACGCTTCCTTTTTCGTAGAGTGGAACCAAAGGAGCTCAATGTGTTTCGTTGTGTGGCCAGATATGGATACACGGACGTGCGCAATGAACAAGAGCCTTTCGAGGGAATGTTAGCTGAAAAATTGAAGGAGTTCATCAGAAACGAGCACTGGTTCTCCCAAGCATTTCTCACTAATGGGGAGGTGACCgagaaagaaggagaaccagATGATGGACAAGTTGAAGATATGAGGATGGAGCAAGCTGCTGAAAAAGAGAAGCAACAAGAGGAtgcagagagagagatagagatcATCGACAAAGCATGCCGTGCTGGTGTTGTTCACTTGATTGGTGAGAATGAAGTGATTGCAAGCAAAGGAGCGAGTTTGGGGGATAGGATTTTAATCAATTACGCTTACAATTTCTTGAAGAAAAACTTGAGACAAAGTGAGAAGGTGTTTGACATTCCTCACAAGCGCATGCTTAAGGTTGGTATGACTTACGAGCTGTAA
- the LOC133683161 gene encoding nuclear transcription factor Y subunit B-1-like produces the protein MVDSIGNNNSDKEWLKYDFAGGSTSDDGIIKEQDRLLPIANVGRIMKQILPPNAKISKEAKETMQECVSEFISFVTGEASDKCHKEKRKTVNGDDICWALASLGFDDYSEPLKRYLYKYREVEGERASHIKASNNEEKDDSSKYRGESILKATVYPHTPSKLPGNIDRSNSLSRRF, from the coding sequence ATGGTTGATAGCATAGGCAATAATAATTCAGATAAGGAATGGCTAAAGTACGACTTTGCTGGAGGCAGTACCAGTGATGATGGAATCATCAAGGAGCAAGACAGGTTGCTTCCCATAGCTAATGTGGGACGGATCATGAAGCAGATTCTGCCTCCCAACGCGAAAATCTCGAAAGAAGCCAAGGAAACCATGCAAGAATGTGTATCTGAGTTCATAAGCTTTGTCACTGGAGAGGCATCCGACAAGTGTCACAAGGAGAAGCGCAAGACAGTTAACGGGGACGACATATGCTGGGCTCTTGCATCCCTAGGGTTTGATGATTATTCCGAGCCCCTAAAGAGGTATTTATACAAATATAGGGAGGTCGAAGGAGAGAGAGCTAGCCATATCAAGgcaagcaacaacgaagaaaaGGATGATTCGTCGAAGTATAGAGGTGAATCTATTTTGAAGGCTACTGTTTATCCTCATACTCCATCGAAGCTCCCTGGGAATATTGATAGAAGTAATAGTCTCTCAAGGCGATTTTGA